Genomic window (Tardiphaga sp. vice304):
TGGAGCGCAGCATGTTGAAGGCCATGGCCATCTTGCTGCCTTCCAGCACGCCGGTGGCCTGCATGTCCTTTTCCAGCGCCGAGATCTGCTGCTCATCGACGAACACCAAGAGGTCGCCGGCATGGCTGAAATCGACCTGTGTGGCCAGGAAGGTGGCGGACGCCACGCGGACGCGGCGCTTCTCGGCGAGCCAGGCCAGGGTCGTGGCAAGCAGGGTGCCGCCGACGCAATAGCCGACAGTGTGCACGGTCATTTCACCGGTGACCTGCTCGATGACGTCCATCGCCGCGAGCGGGCCTTCCTTCATGTAGTCCTCGAAGGTCTTGTTGCCGAGCCGCTTGTCGGGGTTGACCCAGGAAATCAGAAACACCGTGATGCCCTGATCGACACACCATTTAACGAAGGATTTTTCCGGCTTCAAATCGAGGATGTAAAACTTGTTGATCCATGGCGGCACGATCAAAAGCGGCGTGCTTAGCACGTTCTCCGTGGCCGGCTGATACTGGATCAGCTGCATGATTTCGTTCTGGAAGATCACCTTGCCCGCGGTGGTCGCCATGTTGACACCGACCTCGAGATTGGCCGGGTCGGATTGCCGGATGCGCAGCGACCCGTGGCCGGCTTCGATGTCTTCGACCAGCATGCCCATGCCGCGCACCAGATTGCTGCCGTTGGACGCCACCGTCTCGCGCAGCACTTCCGGGTTGGTCATGACGAAATTGGAGGGCGCCAGCGCATTGGCGATCTGCTGGACGTAGAATTCGGCCTTTTTGCGGGTATGCTCGTCCAGCCCCTCGGCGTTATCAACGAGTTCCTGCGCCCATTTGGTGGTCAGCAGGTAGGCCTGCATGATGAAGTCGAAAAACTGGTTCGATTTCCACTCCGGGTCGGCAAACCGCTTGTCGCGCGGCGGCGGCTCGATCGCCGGCCTGGCCTCTTCGCCGGCCATGCGGTGCATCGCCGAACCCCACAAATCGAGATAGGCACGCCCGAGCTTGATCTGCAGTTCGGCGCTGCGCTTGTCGTCGGACAACCAGTAATTTGCGACCGTGCTGAAGGTCTTGATGATCTCGTTGACCTCGTTCGGCGGCTTGTCGCGCGCCTCGCCGTTTTCGCGCGGCTTGAGGTAGGCGGCGAGGGCCTGACCGCTGCTCTCCATCGCCTTG
Coding sequences:
- a CDS encoding PHA/PHB synthase family protein, with product MSEVAVETKAPNTFDPEAFALNIAKAMESSGQALAAYLKPRENGEARDKPPNEVNEIIKTFSTVANYWLSDDKRSAELQIKLGRAYLDLWGSAMHRMAGEEARPAIEPPPRDKRFADPEWKSNQFFDFIMQAYLLTTKWAQELVDNAEGLDEHTRKKAEFYVQQIANALAPSNFVMTNPEVLRETVASNGSNLVRGMGMLVEDIEAGHGSLRIRQSDPANLEVGVNMATTAGKVIFQNEIMQLIQYQPATENVLSTPLLIVPPWINKFYILDLKPEKSFVKWCVDQGITVFLISWVNPDKRLGNKTFEDYMKEGPLAAMDVIEQVTGEMTVHTVGYCVGGTLLATTLAWLAEKRRVRVASATFLATQVDFSHAGDLLVFVDEQQISALEKDMQATGVLEGSKMAMAFNMLRSNDLIWAYVVSNYLKGKQPSAFDLLHWNSDATRMPAANHSFYLRNCYLENKLSSGKMVIDNTRLDLSRVKVPVYNLATREDHIAPAESVLYGSQFFGGPVKYVLSGSGHIAGVINPPAAGKYQYWTNDASHAETVADWMKTAQEHAGSWWPNWREWLSGIDGEQVPARSVGTEALPPLEDAPGSYVRVRA